The Siniperca chuatsi isolate FFG_IHB_CAS linkage group LG17, ASM2008510v1, whole genome shotgun sequence genomic sequence AGGGTGCTTATTGTCCACCATATATTGAATAACACAAGTTGTCTCTAAACATGTGAGCAGTATATATGGGTCCTACAGTTTCTTTAGTGGTTTCTGAAGATCTGAGTCCTTTTTCCAGCCCAGATATCAGTCTTTGGGCCTCCGCAGTGCCCATTTATCCAAATACAGGTCCCAGATTTTATAAAGTGGAAGAGAAATCCTTAGATGAAATAATATGTGTTACAGTTTGCAGCCATTGAGTCAAAGAAGGTATTTTACCTTTCGTCCAATGCAAAACTTCTtcatcttgttttatttcccaTCTAAAAGATTTAGAAGTGAATATTtgagctgtttgtctctgtccaaACTAGGCTGCCATGCAAGAAGTGTGTCTCAGGATGAGGAGAAGAGCTCCTGGGAGGTCACAGTCGACAAATTTAAGGATTATTTCACAGATCTGAACTTGAAGGCCGATGAAGTGGTGAACGACATCAAGAGCTCTCAGATCAGCAGAGAATTGGAGTGAGTTCATTTGTGTCTTGGTGATGAATTTAGCAATAGTTATCAAAGtaataaatcattaataacttTCTGTACATGTGTTTGACCTCTATGTGAATAGTTTATACACTTTAAGTGCTATAAATTCACACACCTGCTTTAACAGACTCTTACAATTGTACATTTTCTATAGATCATCATCATTTCTGAcatatttgtaatattattGCTGTTTTTATCTGCACCACCTGCTcaaggaaacattttaaattcagtccAATATAGTAAAGGATCACTGCACACACCGTTGTCTACCTGGTAGAGGTAAACAGGTTCCCaatctttattctttttattacGCAGAAGAGTAACAAGCACACATGTCTCAGCTAATACCTTCCCCAGTGTGCAGCCGCCAACATTAATTtcaacatatattttattttacttaatattttgaattcaggactttcacttgtaatggagtatttttatattgtggtattgctacttttacttaagtgcaaAGATCTGCATACTTCTCCCAGTCCTGACAACTGGAAACTccataataatgacaaaatatactTAGTTGCcattttattaggtacacctatgtaaaactaatgcagtctaatacagcaGTCCTGCAATAACTCCTACCTTCATGAATGTAAAGACGtttttggtgaaaatgttttagagTGATTGATTAATTCAACtttgtgatcattttggaggctgtagtttgtggtgtgtTATACTGACATGTGTTTCTAtcattttgtccaccccatttatatcaactctctgtataatgcaatacagtccaacacaaccacaaactacatcctccaaaattaTCATACAGTtcaatcaacacctctctaaataAAGTTATACAACATTATAACTAcaagatatatatagatatataattataatatgtATTACAGGACTGTATTAGttttaataaactggcaactaacACTGACAGTAAGTACTTTGACTTCtgatacttttagtacattttgctgataatactcgtaagtacatttttgaatgcaggatagagtatttttagattgtggtattgctactttcacttaagtaaatgatctgaatacttcttccagcGCTGGTAAAACACTGTAACTAGGACAAACTAGTTTTTATCTGGGTCTTTGTGTTCTTGTCAGACTGATTCAAGTGTGTTGGACTGAGGAAAAAGCATCAACACAATGTTAGGCCTCTGCTTGCTTACACAACGCACATTCTGCCCTCGGCGGAGTGTGAGGAGGTTAATCAGCATGTGTCAGTGAGGTGAGACATGTAAAGAGCTGCTGACTGAGGCCTGCAGTGCACTTCAGTCTCAAGTCCACTTTTCTGACGTCTTGAATCTTTACTTAAGTTTTCAGTTCAAATCCTTTTGATTTTTGCTTTGATTTCCTGGACATGGAAGGGCTCAGTGCAAACAGAGCTCCTGTAGATACATCTACAGCTCTGCTGAGACTTAGCAAAGccttatttttacattttacaaagaaaaaagctttttatttcctgtttttcatcTTGAATAAGGCCTTTATTTGCTCTGATCTCAGTCCTCCTTTGGATCCCAAATGCTTCACAAGAACACCAACAAAATCCTTAAACTCATCTATCTTGCCCCCCCAGCACCCTGATCCAGGACAGCATGTCTGAGCTGGCCATGTACAAGGACGACCTACAGACCAAGCTGGCCCCCTACACTCAGGAGGCTGCAGAGCGTCTGGGCAAAGACCTGCAAAAGCTGGTTAACAAACTCCGCGAACACATGACCGAAGCCCGGGTGCAGATGGAGAAGTACAGCCAGGAGCTGCAGACCATGATGGAGCTGAATGCCGACGACGTCAGGGTCAGGGTCTCCGCCTACACCCGCAAGCTGAAGAAACGCCTCAGCAAGGACACACAGCAGATCAAACGGTGAGTGAAATCCACTCTGAGAGGCTGATGGGGAACTCTGTCCAGTAAGTTAACTTTTACCAACTAAAcgttcattgtttttattgagttttattgGGTTCTTCTGAGAGGATTTATCAGAAAATTTAAGAAGTTTAATTTTTCAGCTGCTTCCTCAAATACTTTGTACTAATCAGTTTTATTGTACGTAATGGATTATCCCTGTGAAGTAAACTGAATTGAGttctagagctgcaacgattagttaGTTGATTGAttgttaattgattagttgattgacagaaaattaattactattttgataatcgattaatcgtttttcaagcacaaatgccaaactttctctgattccagcttcatAAATATTAACTTATGCTGCTTGTCTTTggtttatatcattgtaaattgaatatttgggttttggactgttggtccgGAAAAACAAGCAATTCGAAGACGTCATTTTGTGCTCTGGAAaattataatgggcatttttactattttgtaacattttagaaacaaaacaattaattgataaatcgGCCAAAATAACTGGAAtaaatgttagttgcagccctaaaataaacacacattcaagaGTTTTTAAccaaatgggtttttttttgtttgggtgTTACCTCTAATGAGACAAATATTCTTTGTATTCATGTCTATGATACCTTTTACCGCATTTGCTTCTTGAAAAAGAAATATTCAATTGTTCATATGATTTTATGATTtaattttccc encodes the following:
- the apoea gene encoding apolipoprotein Ea encodes the protein MKIFAVILVLAVLSGCHARSVSQDEEKSSWEVTVDKFKDYFTDLNLKADEVVNDIKSSQISRELDTLIQDSMSELAMYKDDLQTKLAPYTQEAAERLGKDLQKLVNKLREHMTEARVQMEKYSQELQTMMELNADDVRVRVSAYTRKLKKRLSKDTQQIKRQVADYFEELQSRTSDNMVDMKTRFDPYFALVRDNAQAKITTLNDLLRSQVENMKEKIQTTAENIKERFEKTAEDVRSTLGEKMEELNTWFQPFVSKISGNM